The following coding sequences lie in one Arachis ipaensis cultivar K30076 chromosome B05, Araip1.1, whole genome shotgun sequence genomic window:
- the LOC107643392 gene encoding MLP-like protein 423 has protein sequence MATRGKLEVDIELKSSADKFWKTIRESTEIFPKAFPHDYKSIEVLEGDGKAAGSVRHITYGEGSSLVKSSKERIEAADDEKKTVSYAVIEGDLLEYYKKFKGHIAVTTADNGCEVKWTAEYEKTCHEIPDPSAVKDFAVKNFLEVDQYLIQQAAS, from the exons ATGGCTACTCGTGGAAAGCTTGAGGTAGACATTGAACTGAAGTCAAGTGCAGATAAATTCTGGAAAACAATTAGGGAGTCCACAGAAATATTCCCTAAGGCTTTTCCACATGATTACAAAAGCATTGAGGTTCTTGAGGGTGATGGCAAGGCTGCTGGTTCTGTCCGCCATATCACTTATGGTGAAG GGTCATCATTGGTGAAATCATCAAAAGAGAGGATAGAAGCTGCGGATGATGAGAAGAAGACAGTGAGCTATGCGGTGATCGAAGGTGACCTCTTAGAGTACTACAAGAAGTTCAAGGGACACATTGCCGTCACAACCGCCGACAATGGCTGCGAGGTTAAATGGACGGCTGAGTACGAAAAGACCTGCCATGAGATTCCCGATCCATCCGCCGTTAAGGACTTTGCCGTCAAGAACTTCCTCGAGGTCGATCAATACCTTATTCAACAAGCAGCTTCTTAA